CTAATTAGGTTATGCTCTCCTTAGTTTATTTAAATAAGTCATAAAAAATAAGTTAATTAAGTTTATAGTTAAGGCACTTTTTATTaactttattttcattttatttttcaggaaaataaatttagttaagTTCATACTTGGTACGAAGTATAagataaaattagaaaaaataagaataaacaaaattaaggaagttaattaagaaaaactaaacctttttttttacaggaaaaaaactaaactaaaataacagggtttaaattatttatctttaaataagtaaaaataggtaaacaattgtgatgtttggttgacatgaaaTACAATGAGAATTATGACTTCCTAGGAAGTGAAAGATTGTAGGTTGTTTGTTTGACAAAAACATGGGAAGTCACACTTCCTACAAAATGGAGCTACATATATCCCCTGGGTATGGAATAGTGTCATACCCTGGGCTATGGTTGGTTTAGATTTATAAATTCCATGTGGGGTTGctattttagatttaaatttaaatctCATGTGGGGTTGCTTATGTGAAAACAACCAATGGGAGCCCAGGGTATGACACTATTCCATACCCAGAGGGTATATGTATCAGCTTCAGAAAGTTGCTTACTTTAGGTTCCCCTAAGTAAGTGGAAAGGCTACATGcctacatgtacacctagtgtacaagattctcttgtacaccaccattaatttgttaacaaatgaaaatgaaaacaaTGAATATGTCATTTCAACCTGAAAAGCATGGTGTACAAGATGTCTTatacactaggtgtacatgtagtagAATACTCCCATGGAAGTTTATTTCCCATATTTAACTAAACAATATCATCTAATTCCTAGAAAATGCTAATACATGGGAAAAACTTCTTTCTAAGAAATTCTAGTTTCATGGTCAACCAAACTACCCCTTTAACCTTAGATTATCATCAACGCGGGTTGCTTACTTATGTACTCCGTAGTCCAGAACCCGTAGTTACAAGAGGGACCAATAATGGAAGCACGCGTAcgtataattattttaattaaaatgattaagtagtagtatttgttaattaatacaaATGAGTCCTGTTTGATGGCAATCTGGCAAAGGTTTTTAAGTGGACAGATTAGACCACTTATAATTGTTGGATTAGCAATTATTAGAAGAATATTAAGTcataatttaatattattgttttataattttatactcGTATATTATagtttatattattaatatataattttataatatgaCGTGGAAAATTAATTGGCTAAGGTCGTCATTGTCTTGGCTGTCCGACAAAAAATATGCTCTTCATTGGTGTTTAGAAAGAGTAGCTTTACCTAACAAACAAACCGACCAAGATTTCCTTAATCGTGATTTGTGGGCTACACTATCTATTTTAAACGAGATTTTCGATTTAATTCTGTTAATTAATCAAATCTAATTTCTACTTGTCCTTTAACAGATGGAATACTGAGGAAATAAATGGCGGTAATAAAAATGTATTTAACACAATTTTATGAATAAAGGTAACAAAATGATTAGGTCAATAGTGTTTATTTTTCATTACCTTCAACTCTCCAAGTCATCAAGTGGTAGGATATCTTCTTCTTCTCTACAATAAAAAGGCCCAACAACAATTTCTTTGGCATAATATTTTGGGACCATTTTCcccttttttatataattatttttattaatttattttaaagatTTTAGTTTTCAACGTCAACCGTCATTTATGTTACGTACACCCTCCATGTTTTTAGGATTCATAATTATTATTTCCGACCGTATTTTTTTAGGAATCACATCTTGACAAGTACTACGTATGAAGTATGCTAAATGCTCCACTAGATCTTTACCCCTAACTTGTTTTTCCATCTCATTAAACCCTATTCCTTCTTGGTCTAGGATTAATTATTCAGTGTAACCGGTTGTACCATTGTACCATGCATACACTCGAAATCTGTTCCTAATTAGCAAATTAACATAAGTTCCCCTCCtttaaaaatccaaaaaatgaTATTCCACACCAGATTTGATCTTCAAATTAAGGACAAAATACTGACTACTCTGGAAAAATGGAATGTAGCAGGTTGTAGTCATAATAGAATAAATAGGGACCCAAAGTGCCGACTATTTAAGCCCCATGGACTCAGATTTTCGTATTATTATTAAATGTGCTTTACATCTCTTCTTCATTGGCATTCTTAATATTAATCCACCAACCCaccattttcatttttcataCTAAACTTATGTCTCAACTCTCAACTCTCAACTAACATATTCCATATATACAAGTGAATAGAACTAAAGAATATAGCACATATATAGAGAATCTATAATGCATTCTTCCGCTTTATTATGATGTTGCAGTTTCTATTTTTCATGTTTGTAAATGTGCACATTTTATATAATTTGTATTTCATACTTCTTGtaacgaatcaaacaagacctcATACGATGTTTTTTCTTATACATTGGGAAAAATTCAGaagattcttttcaattgtaaatagtgtcaaatatcaaaattggaACATCGATCGCTATGGAGTGGAAGAGAGTACATCGCAGCTAGTACTTTATCTGTTTTGTTTTAGTTGCAACCTTTAATGTTCACACCCCAATTTTCGCAATGCAACTGAATATGTGCTAAATTACATTCATGCCTCCATTTTTAGATATAATTACGAAAAAATGTGGATTATTGTATTGATGATGGTAGTTTGGTGAAGTCAAGTGGATAAattgcaaaaaataaaaaaggatgCAGCTAAAAAGAAACAGCCCAAAATAGAaacattgtaaatttgtaattaaaagaaaatggaggaagtaagaATATTGTTAATGTTTTTAACAGAATTAACCCATGTAAATTTGCCATTAATGTTCATAAAACTATACATGTTTAATGAAAATTTTCCTGTCATATCCTtggtgttttttctttttgagctACGCAATAGTACACTTCATATATTGTAAACTTAATTTGTAATGCCAATATGTGTTGTCGGATAATTAATTACGTAAATATAAGCTCAGATAAGAcaagtttaaacaaattaaaaatctctttagcaaataaaataatacttaAAGGACAAATGACATATATAAGTTTattgtttctcctctttcttATGTACCAATATTCTTACCATGGCTAAAATATAGGAAGTAACAACTTTCTTACCAGCTAATCCAATCATTTGGCCCCACCAGGCCAACATAAATTGATAAGTTTTTCATAACCTCCACAAGCACATCCTTATTCCTTAATTTAACCATCTTGTTAATCAAATCAATTAGCCAACATTAAGGTATATTACAAGACCACGAGGGTACACATGATGCCAACTGTGAAAATTCACTTTACCCAATCAAGGGGTACCCTACAAAGGACCCCACATTCCCTAGACTAACTTCTTCCCAATAGGCAATCCTTTCATTCCATGTCAGCACCGACcttctctctcttttctttATTCTCTTTCCAAATTTATAAGTTTACTTCATGGGATTGCATGAAGATCTTCCCTTCCCTTCTTTTAAACTAGTCCAAAACTAATGGCCAAACTAACAAGGCACTATCAAGGGTTCTTCTTCTTCCACGTGGCATTAACCCACCATCACCTTAATCACTAAGTATCCAACTtggttaaattattttcttatcCTATTATAATATCATGTAAAAAATTGAGTGATAGTGAAGTTTATCACacatgattttgtattattgtgTTACTTCACTCACTTGTGGTGGTCCGTGCAACGGTTAGTAAACGGTCAAATCACATATTACATCATCCATCTTTTACCAAGCTccatagtactccgtattaacttAGTATAAAATTGAACATAGTTTGACAATTAGATATACTCATATACGTCAGACAGTATAATAGagaattaaatgattaattttaaacaaaaaatttacactttaaatacaacatatttaagTATGTATCTCGTCccctaaaattaaaaatttataacaACATGAATAACCATTCAAGATTATTTCTCCACTTGAAATCATGAGACAAATTGCTCATATTACCCTACCTAATGCCTATATAGCAATCAAGAAACCTCCCTAAGgctcaaagaaaaaaataaaagaaattaaaaatttcTTGGTTCATATAACTATTCCATTTACAGATAGGCTTTAGATTGATAAAAACATAGACATAGATAGAGAGGGCAAAAGAGTGTGTATAAGATATGCTCACTTCTCCTCATCTTCCTAGCCACTTCTTAAAGCTTGGATCAATAATATTCTTCTTTCTTTATATTTCTTCATACCAATTCACTATTAAGCTTCAAACAAACAATCACAATAACCTAACCTTGTTGTTGTTCTTCAAATTCATCTCCCTTCTCGTACCGCGATCCAAAGGTTAGATTATTTTTTTAGGGAAAGGTTGAATCATCAAAGGTAACATAGAACATAGGGTTTTGTTTGAGCATTAGGTGAAGTTCTTTGATTGGTTTTTTGTTTCTTGAAATAATGGGTTTGAGTTCTAAACAAGTTTCAAGTGATAGGCATGGTTGGAACCAAGCTTTGTTGCAAGCTAGCAACTTAGAGCTTCCAAACCCTCCTTCTTCATTGAAGAGGCAACaaccccaacaacaacaacaacaacaccaacaacaaggtcaacaacaacaacaacctgaGCAACTGAATTGCCCTAGATGTGAGTCATCCAACACCAAGTTTTGCTACTACAACAACTACAACAAGTCACAACCTAGGCATTTCTGCAAGGCTTGTAAGAGGCATTGGACTAAAGGTGGGACGTTGCGCAACGTCCCAGTTGGCGGTGGCCGGAAGAATAAGCGTCTCAAGGCATCGAATTCCGGTAGCAAGACCGCCTCGAAAACCAAAAGTTCTACAACCAATAACACCTCCAATGACAACGTTAAAGCTTTAATACAAAGCCAACAACGTCAACAGCAACAACCACCAACAAGGTTTAGTCTCCCTCTAGGAGAAGCATCACTAATAAATGGGTTTGATGAGAAAAACACAACTTTCTCTGAGGCATTTTATCAAACACTTGGTCGGCAACCACCTTCTTCACTCCCAGAAACCTCCATTACCTTCAACAACAAGAGCTTAACTGATGGGATTTTTCTATCTCTTCCCCAAAACAACAATGATCAAGAACACCTTCAATTCCCATACACAAATCTTGGTAATTTTGAGAACAACCCAAGTTCGATTTCTTCCTCAAATTTCTACAATTTTACAGGGGatcatcatcaaaatcatcaaatttctgCAAATGGGTTGGAAGAATCAGTGATTAATACAAGTAATAGCAGCTCAATGAGTGTGATTGACATGTCCAGCAATTGGGGTTGGGATGATTTTGATAAATTTGTTTCAGTTGAAGCTGATCTTACCATGCCATGGGATGAAACAGAAATCAAGCTGCCAAGCCCTTGACAGTTGACACCATCAAGTAATAATAGTATAAAAactttatatttaattttatagtATGATCTTACCATATTATTACTATATATAACTTagttagtttaattaattagtaattagtgtGTGTTAATATGGATTTggggtaattttttttaacttttgatAAATTTGACAatgttttgttcttttaactGCTGTGATAATAATGTAATAGAGATTAGTGACTACTATTATTTAAAATCTGCCCTCATTTTTTAATGGGTTATTTTCTTATTAATATCATGATTTTAGAATAATCATGTTTTAATTGGTTTTCTATGTTGTTTTCTTGCTAATTCCTAGgaaattttcatttatttcattATCCAATGATGATGTACTTTGACAATTTTGGTTTTatatactactccgtactaaaaTCTTAAGCCATAAATACTCGAGACAAATCGCAAATTTACTAATTTATCTATACAAAATTGGACttaattcgaaaataattatGGAGTACTTCTTTCTCTGTATTATTTTATAGGGAATCCTTCGTGGTGGCGGTAGTACTAGTAATAACAAGAATGTTAATGTGAGTGTTTAGTTTTCtcataattaaactaaattcagTGCAATTGAATTTTGCTTTATACTTAAATTCTTTTTGAATTGACGGAGGGAAATGAAATTATAAAATAAGATTAAGTTGAAAATAATACAATCTTTATTCAACTTTAAAATAAGAGTTATGAAATTACACGGAGGTGGCCTGGTACGTGTGTTGACATGATTTATATCCAGAATCATAATAGAGGTTCACAAACTAGCTTGTATCTACCTCAACTTGTTCATATATGCGCTCGTGGCAAACAAATCATGTTCGCAGACAAGATCACGTACAACAAGTTATTAAGCGTTATTAATTATCTAAATCAGATATATCTACTTATGACTAATAAAAGTCGTTAGTTACTAGTAAAAGATTTATCTACTAGTTATGCATTCCGAATTGAGCAAATTGGGCAAATTGGGCAAGAGACAAGTACAACTCAACTTAGGGGATGCCTCAACCAATTTAGGGGAGAACCAACTAGCTCCTCAGTCTTTGAGTATTGGCATGGTACTGGAAAAAAAGACTGCAATGCGTTAAATATATGCTTACAATGTTTTTCCATCATATATACCTACTCAATCATCGATTAAACGAGCTGGTAACTGAAGAGTAGTTCTCCGTTCTTAAGAGTTGATTGctatctttttttctttttaatacgAGTCTAACTCATAATGTGCATTTTTTATCTTTAGATCTCAACAATTCCCTGTATCATTCTAGTTTTGTAACCAATAGTAGTATATTTTGTGTCAACAAGGTCCCCTCTCTCTACTCAAGTACGCAAAGTATTTGGTAAGCCATATAGGGTTAGTTATTCATgacatatatattttaataaaattaaataaaattggGGAGCATAGTGTTAATTATAAGATTAGATAGGGATGTAACGGCAAAAATAATGGGGTCTCCTAACAGCTATGAATAATGGTCATAATTCCTCAGATGTGATACAAGATTCCTGTGGACATTATGCTTGTTTTCCATTCAGATTTTTGGCAGAAGATTATCGCCCAATTTTTGCattatttttttggtttaataatgcaCTGATAAATACTGGCCCTAGTCAATCCCACGTTGTAGGAGAGTTTGACCATATTCAAGACTGTTGACAGAGTTCCATCCTAAAATTTATTGATGATAGATGGAGTAGATTATCAATTTTATTTCTCTGTATTTCTTCAACGTAGAACAATTAGTTCCAACACGGAAACACTCACATGAAGAACATACTTGTTACGGAGTAGTTGTTAGAATATGCTTTGAATAAGTCAAGTCCCCATTCTGCAATGCCTCATCACGGGAATACGTTATTCTAAATTAGGATTATCTATTCGAGCATATTTTCCGCATCTATCTAAAGTGTACATCATCCGTTCTTGAATACTTACAACAGTTTgacttttgcactattcatataTTAATTTTGACCAAATTTTCTTACTCATATGTAAAAATCAAATGTTATTGTGTAATACGAAGTATGTTGTTAGATCAGTCTTAAtgtacatttttcaaatatcaattttttaagcTTTTTTTTAGGGAATAAGCTTTTACTACTATGTAATTGCATATAATTATGGTCAAACTAATGTTTTGACAAATTTGTTAGTCAAGCTGTTGCAAATATTCAGGGACATATTTGGAGTATTATATAAACTCTTTAGGTCATAACATAGTTTTAAAATGCAGTTGTACTCCtaaagatcaataaaacttatCTCCCTTCTACATGCGGACGTAACTAACATATTGTTAGTGaacaattttaaatttatttgttCTCGTTCTTAATTATCTTTCTTGCTTTTGTTATAACAATAATCTTAAAATTACTTCTGGTTTTAGTATTCATTTTTCACTCCAGCTTTATTTCATAAGGGCATTATTTTATATAATTATTGAATCATAAGAGTTGGTGGATTGATGCAAATATGATTGAACAAACCGGATTTAATTCAATTTGATCAAGTTTTAAGCTATTCCTATGATTTGGGTTGTTCTAATCAAACTTCAAAATTACAAAGCACTTGAAATTCTATTAGATTTTCAGCTTGCCTTTTCCGCCTGTAACTAACTTTTTTAATTTACGAGAAATCTATACAAACTCTTAACGTACCCGGAAAAAATAATGAgcttaatctatactaatatattaaaagacgttgagaaaattttgtatgtgttacGTAGTACTTTTCCCTTTGCGCCACATCATTCACTCAACAAATGAATGTTATATCAtaaacaaccaaaaatcaatacgtaCAACGAGGTTCGAACTCCAAAGCTCAAGTGTGGATGATAATCcttattaccatcttaaccaacaactAATTGTGGTTTGTCTCTtcatattaatttataaatgaatgttaacatgaagtctaaaacaactaaatttttatgtatcatttattttctattgactattttagaaaaataataataaattaaagaattaggacaaccatgaataaacatgatgtcataagtctcataagtaTCAACTACATAAATGTTTTGCATGGTtgcatatatctaatttggtgtttattaatttgaatcacttagttccactagaaaaaaaattatacaaattgtaagatgatgtaATTGAAAAAAAGAATTATTTTTCAT
This Spinacia oleracea cultivar Varoflay chromosome 6, BTI_SOV_V1, whole genome shotgun sequence DNA region includes the following protein-coding sequences:
- the LOC110795668 gene encoding dof zinc finger protein DOF3.1-like, with the translated sequence MGLSSKQVSSDRHGWNQALLQASNLELPNPPSSLKRQQPQQQQQQHQQQGQQQQQPEQLNCPRCESSNTKFCYYNNYNKSQPRHFCKACKRHWTKGGTLRNVPVGGGRKNKRLKASNSGSKTASKTKSSTTNNTSNDNVKALIQSQQRQQQQPPTRFSLPLGEASLINGFDEKNTTFSEAFYQTLGRQPPSSLPETSITFNNKSLTDGIFLSLPQNNNDQEHLQFPYTNLGNFENNPSSISSSNFYNFTGDHHQNHQISANGLEESVINTSNSSSMSVIDMSSNWGWDDFDKFVSVEADLTMPWDETEIKLPSP